From a single Tachypleus tridentatus isolate NWPU-2018 chromosome 6, ASM421037v1, whole genome shotgun sequence genomic region:
- the LOC143251886 gene encoding uncharacterized protein LOC143251886, producing the protein MSASLENKMPAERPTAKITDYRKATKPIMEKRRRARINQCLGELKTLILDALNEDPSRHSKLEKADILDMTVRHLQNIQRQQVAAAIAADPLVLNKFKAGFNECAAEVSRYINRLDGVEDSIRHRLLNHMANCVSSLQNITPFNTAANMAFPGMTRSVPDIVNHLQPLGVQISTGMLGTLSVNGVPSRPLQGVDVNNNVPRASGSVSNSSMTSANFEKLLGGLHLIPTRLSNGDIAFLLPSRALSSVSNQLLNSLVLDSRSTKPLSFTSSSANSRYPLSSWDQPVSPSGPRRTASASSSLSCALSPSVSDCGSDVFNDNIMAPSKTSPSSFIAGSSDHCSPSPSSFIAGTSDHCSPQDSAASIQKAVTTQNISATTSTSTTGTDIQYPFDKRHFSLSMDRSFSNNSRTLSSDALSNLSSQTVLRSRDIVKEHSGRVPSEQDCMNSNIYSSTVCVNRGIRHLLPNVHHQPTNSIEESGEAVWRPW; encoded by the exons ATGTCAGCATCACTAGAAAATAAAATGCCAGCAGAAAGACCCACTGCCAAAATTACCGATTATCGAAAG GCTACTAAACCCATCATGGAGAAGCGAAGAAGAGCTCGAATCAACCAATGTCTGGGAGAATTAAAAACCCTGATTTTAGATGCTTTGAATGAAGAT CCATCCCGACATTCGAAACTGGAGAAGGCTGACATACTGGACATGACAGTGCGTCATCTTCAGAACATCCAGAGACAACAGGTAGCAG CTGCCATTGCTGCGGATCCTTTGGTCCTAAATAAATTCAAGGCTGGGTTCAATGAATGCGCTGCAGAAGTGAGTAGGTACATTAACAGACTAGATGGAGTGGAAGACAGCATCCGTCACCGTTTACTGAATCATATGGCAAATTGTGTTTCCAGTCTTCAGAATATTACCCCATTCAATACTGCAGCAAATATGGCTTTTCCAGGGATGACCCGTTCTGTTCCAGACATTGTAAACCATTTACAACCATTAGGAGTTCAGATATCCACTGGAATGTTGGGTACTCTTTCTGTTAATGGTGTTCCCTCTAGACCCTTGCAGGGAGTAGATGTAAATAATAATGTTCCAAGGGCATCTGGTTCTGTTTCCAATTCTTCAATGACATCAGCCAATTTCGAGAAGCTATTAGGAGGACTTCATCTTATTCCAACTCGCCTTTCCAATGGAGACATCGCGTTTTTGCTCCCTAGCAGAGCCTTATCATCTGTTTCTAATCAACTTTTGAACAGTCTTGTACTAGATTCTAGATCTACGAAACCATTGTCTTTTACTTCAAGTAGCGCCAACTCGCGCTACCCTCTTTCTTCCTGGGACCAACCAGTGTCTCCATCAGGTCCACGAAGAACCGCGAGTGCCAGCAGTTCATTAAGCTGTGCTCTCAGCCCATCTGTCAGTGACTGCGGTTCTGACGTGTTCAACGACAACATAATGGCACCATCAAAAACATCTCCATCTTCCTTTATTGCGGGTTCCAGCGACCATTGTTCTCCATCTCCATCTTCCTTTATTGCAGGTACCAGCGACCATTGTTCTCCACAAGACTCAGCAGCTTCGATCCAAAAAGCAGTcactacacaaaatatttcagcAACAACTTCAACTTCCACTACAGGAACAGATATCCAGTATCCATTTGACAAGAGACACTTTTCTTTGTCAATGGATCGTTCGTTTAGCAACAATTCGAGAACTTTATCATCAGACGCTTTATCTAATTTGTCTTCGCAAACTGTACTCAGAAGTAGAGATATTGTGAAAGAACATAGTGGACGAGTTCCCAGTGAACAAGACTGCATGAACTCAAACATTTACAGTTCAACAGTTTGTGTCAACAGAGGAATAAGGCACCTACTTCCAAACGTCCATCATCAACCTACCAACTCTATCGAAGAATCGGGTGAAGCTGTTTGGCGACCTTGGTGA